One Balaenoptera musculus isolate JJ_BM4_2016_0621 chromosome 13, mBalMus1.pri.v3, whole genome shotgun sequence genomic region harbors:
- the TGFA gene encoding protransforming growth factor alpha, with protein sequence MSCYALDLSRMSFLSPADPPVAAAVVSHFNDCPASHSQFCFHGTCRFLVQEDKPACVCHSGYVGARCEHADLLAVVAASQKKQAITALVVVSIVALTILIITCVLIHCCQVRKHCEWCRALICRHEKPSALLKGRTACCHSETVV encoded by the exons ATGTCTTGCTACGCCTTGGATCTGAGCCGGATGTCTTTTCTCTCCCCAGCAGACCCGCCCGTGGCCGCAGCTGTGGTGTCCCATTTTAATGACTGCCCAGCTTCGCACAGTCAGTTCTGCTTCCATGGAACCTGCAGGTTTTTGGTGCAGGAGGACAAGCCAGCATGTGT CTGCCACTCTGGGTACGTCGGTGCACGCTGTGAACACGCGGACCTCCTGGCCGTGGTGGCCGCCAGCCAGAAGAAGCAGGCCATTACTGCCTTGGTGGTGGTCTCCATCGTGGCCCTGACTATCCTCATCATCACGTGTGTGCTGATACA CTGCTGCCAGGTCCGAAAACACTGTGAATGGTGCCGGGCCCTCATCTGCCGGCACGAGAAGCCCAGTGCCCTCCTGAAGGGAAGGACTGCTTGCTGCCACTCAGAAACAG tggTCTGA